The Formosa sp. Hel1_33_131 genome window below encodes:
- the dnaE gene encoding DNA polymerase III subunit alpha: MYLIFDTETTGLPKRWNAPINDVDNWPRCIQIAWQLHDDLGNCIEHQDYLIRPDGFNIPYDAEKIHGISTELATEQGLALSEVLELFNVALSKTTFVVGQNLGFDLNIMGCEFHRLQVASPLSELPVLDTCTEKTASMCQIPGGRGGKFKLPTLTELHQFLFHKPFGEAHNATADVEATTRCFLELIRRKEFTIDKLQATNDYYERFQLENPEEITPIGLKHVNLKQESAKIAARIQQEKESVTPQKITTEVPEILNDAEVVHLHNHSQFSVLQSTISIKNLVAAASDNEMPAVALTDHGNMMGAFHFVKEIGNYNRDIREKNKLALEANEPADAQEIKGIVGCEFFVCEDHTNKSQKDNGYQVVFLAKTKKGYHNLVKMSSKAYTDGFYYLPRIDRTIVETYKEDLIVLTGNLYGEVPSKILNVGERQAEEALLWWKEKFGADLYVELMRHKQEDEDRVNPVLISLAQKHAIKLVATNNTYYINQEDANAHDILLCVKDGEKQATPIGRGRGYRYGLPNQEYYFKSSEEMKSLFKDVPEAIVNIQEVVDKIEPYELARDVLLPKFDIPQEFVNPADAVDGSNFGENAYLRHLTYIGAEKRYGELTDDIKERLDFELKTIENTGYPGYFLIVEDFIRVARSMDVSVGPGRGSAAGSVVAYCLWITNIDPIKYDLLFERFLNPDRVSMPDIDIDFDDEGRGRVMDYVIQKYGSSQVAQIITYGTMAAKSSIRDTARVLDLPLGDADRIAKLIPNMAKLHKIFNTPEKELKAKFRSEDMELINQLLNLSDGDDLEAETINQAQVLEGSLRNTGIHACGVIITPGDITNYVPIATAKDSDLYVTQFDNSVVEDAGLLKMDFLGLKTLTLIKDTVKIVKAKHDITLDPDHFPLDDELTYELFQRGETVGVFQYESPGMQKHMRDLKPTVFADLIAMNALYRPGPIEYIPSFIRRKQGDEEISYDLPEMEEYLKETYGITVYQEQVMLLSQKLADFTKGEADVLRKAMGKKQISVLDKMKPKFINQAAAKGMAADKLEKIWTDWEKFASYAFNKSHSTCYAWIAYQTAYLKAHYPAEYMAAVLSNNMNDIKQVTFFMEECKRMKLNVLGPDVNESYYKFSVNQDNAVRFGMGAIKGVGHGAVKTIVEERKNEGPYKSIFDLAKRIDLRAANKKAFENLANAGGFDCFPNTHRAQYFQDEGDGVTFLEKTIKYANRYQENKNSAQVSLFGESSDVQIEEPEIPPCETWGTMEKLAREKEVVGIYISGHPLDDFKLEMQNFCNGDISVFRDMPTFINKEISFGGVVTDVQHRVSKQGKGWGTFVIEDYMNTHEFRIFGEEYLKFKHFLMHNNFVFVRALIKEGWTNRDTGAKGDPRLQFNSFQLLHDIMESYAKKLSIQLNIKEISEEKIQSIKELLQMHSGNHNLKFVVYDDEEELKLEMSSRLQKIKISQELLEELKAQEVFYKLN; the protein is encoded by the coding sequence ATGTATTTAATTTTTGATACCGAAACTACCGGCTTGCCAAAGCGTTGGAATGCGCCCATTAACGACGTTGATAATTGGCCTCGCTGCATCCAGATTGCATGGCAATTGCATGACGACCTCGGAAACTGTATCGAGCATCAAGATTATTTAATACGCCCCGACGGCTTCAATATCCCTTACGATGCCGAAAAAATTCACGGCATCTCCACAGAATTAGCAACCGAGCAAGGTTTGGCACTTTCCGAAGTGTTGGAATTATTCAATGTCGCACTCTCCAAAACCACCTTTGTGGTAGGTCAAAATTTAGGTTTTGATTTGAACATTATGGGCTGTGAGTTTCACCGACTGCAAGTTGCATCGCCTTTGAGTGAGCTGCCCGTTTTAGATACTTGTACCGAAAAAACCGCGTCCATGTGTCAGATTCCTGGCGGACGCGGAGGGAAGTTCAAATTGCCAACGCTGACGGAATTGCACCAGTTTTTATTTCATAAACCCTTTGGAGAGGCGCACAATGCCACCGCTGATGTAGAAGCCACTACCCGTTGTTTTTTAGAATTGATTCGACGTAAAGAATTTACGATTGACAAGCTGCAAGCAACCAACGATTATTACGAGCGCTTTCAGTTAGAAAATCCAGAGGAGATCACTCCGATTGGTTTAAAACATGTCAACCTCAAACAAGAATCCGCTAAAATTGCGGCGCGAATCCAACAAGAAAAAGAGTCGGTAACTCCTCAAAAAATTACGACGGAAGTTCCGGAAATCCTCAACGATGCGGAAGTGGTACATTTGCATAACCATTCTCAGTTTTCAGTCTTACAATCGACCATCAGTATCAAGAATTTAGTTGCCGCAGCATCGGATAATGAGATGCCAGCCGTCGCCCTTACCGATCATGGAAACATGATGGGAGCCTTTCATTTTGTCAAAGAAATAGGCAACTATAACAGAGACATTCGCGAAAAAAATAAACTTGCCTTAGAAGCTAATGAACCTGCGGATGCACAAGAAATTAAAGGAATTGTAGGCTGTGAATTTTTCGTCTGTGAAGACCATACCAACAAATCTCAAAAAGACAATGGCTACCAAGTCGTCTTTTTAGCAAAAACCAAAAAAGGCTATCACAACTTAGTAAAAATGTCGTCCAAGGCCTATACCGATGGTTTTTATTATTTACCAAGAATTGACCGAACTATCGTCGAAACCTACAAAGAAGATTTAATTGTTCTGACGGGAAACTTATACGGCGAAGTGCCATCCAAAATATTAAATGTTGGCGAGCGTCAAGCCGAAGAAGCCCTCTTGTGGTGGAAAGAGAAATTTGGAGCGGATTTGTATGTGGAGCTCATGCGCCACAAACAAGAAGATGAAGACCGTGTCAATCCTGTTTTGATCAGTCTCGCCCAAAAACATGCCATCAAATTAGTAGCAACCAATAACACCTATTACATCAATCAAGAAGATGCCAATGCGCATGATATTTTGTTGTGTGTAAAAGATGGCGAAAAGCAAGCCACCCCCATAGGTCGTGGTCGTGGATACCGTTATGGATTGCCAAATCAAGAGTATTATTTCAAATCTTCGGAGGAAATGAAGTCACTTTTTAAAGATGTTCCCGAGGCGATTGTGAACATTCAAGAAGTGGTCGATAAAATTGAACCTTATGAATTGGCACGGGATGTTTTACTACCGAAGTTCGACATTCCTCAAGAATTCGTCAATCCAGCGGATGCTGTGGATGGCAGTAACTTTGGTGAAAATGCGTATTTAAGACATTTGACTTATATAGGGGCCGAAAAACGCTATGGAGAACTCACAGATGACATAAAAGAACGTCTTGATTTTGAGTTAAAAACCATTGAAAACACCGGCTATCCAGGGTATTTTCTAATTGTAGAAGATTTTATTCGGGTGGCACGTTCCATGGATGTATCGGTAGGACCCGGCCGTGGATCGGCAGCAGGTTCTGTGGTTGCCTATTGCCTTTGGATCACCAATATTGACCCCATCAAATACGATTTACTTTTTGAGCGTTTCTTAAATCCAGATCGTGTGAGCATGCCCGATATCGATATTGATTTTGACGATGAAGGCCGTGGTCGCGTCATGGATTATGTCATCCAAAAATATGGATCGAGTCAAGTGGCTCAAATTATTACGTATGGTACGATGGCTGCCAAATCGTCTATTAGAGATACCGCTCGAGTATTGGATTTACCATTAGGAGATGCCGATCGTATTGCGAAGTTGATTCCCAATATGGCGAAGCTGCACAAAATTTTTAACACCCCTGAAAAGGAGTTGAAAGCGAAATTCAGATCCGAAGATATGGAGCTGATCAATCAGTTGCTCAATTTGTCCGATGGCGACGACTTGGAAGCTGAAACGATCAATCAGGCGCAAGTGTTGGAAGGTTCGCTTAGAAATACAGGAATTCATGCTTGTGGGGTGATTATTACGCCCGGAGATATTACCAATTACGTACCCATTGCCACCGCCAAAGATTCCGATCTTTACGTGACCCAGTTTGACAACTCCGTGGTAGAAGATGCAGGACTGTTAAAAATGGATTTCTTAGGCTTAAAAACCTTAACACTTATAAAAGACACTGTTAAAATTGTCAAAGCAAAACACGACATCACACTGGATCCCGATCATTTTCCGTTGGATGACGAATTGACTTATGAATTATTCCAACGCGGGGAGACTGTCGGTGTATTTCAGTATGAATCTCCGGGAATGCAAAAGCACATGCGAGACTTGAAACCCACTGTTTTTGCAGATTTAATTGCAATGAATGCCTTGTATCGACCGGGTCCAATTGAATACATTCCTAGTTTTATTCGTCGGAAACAAGGCGATGAAGAGATTAGCTATGACCTTCCAGAAATGGAAGAATACCTGAAAGAAACTTATGGGATTACGGTGTACCAAGAGCAAGTAATGCTTTTGTCGCAAAAGCTAGCTGACTTCACAAAGGGTGAAGCCGATGTCTTGCGTAAAGCCATGGGTAAAAAGCAAATTTCGGTACTCGATAAAATGAAACCGAAGTTTATCAACCAAGCTGCCGCCAAAGGGATGGCTGCCGATAAATTAGAGAAAATTTGGACGGATTGGGAAAAATTTGCCAGTTATGCCTTTAATAAATCTCACTCCACTTGTTATGCGTGGATTGCCTATCAAACGGCGTACTTAAAAGCGCATTACCCTGCGGAATACATGGCAGCGGTCTTGTCCAATAATATGAACGATATCAAGCAAGTGACCTTCTTTATGGAAGAATGTAAACGTATGAAATTAAATGTATTGGGGCCGGATGTCAATGAGAGTTATTATAAATTTTCAGTAAATCAAGACAATGCAGTACGTTTTGGAATGGGTGCCATAAAAGGCGTGGGTCATGGAGCAGTAAAAACCATTGTGGAAGAACGTAAAAATGAAGGGCCGTACAAGTCTATTTTTGATTTGGCAAAACGCATCGATTTAAGAGCAGCCAATAAAAAAGCATTTGAAAACTTAGCCAATGCTGGCGGATTTGATTGTTTTCCAAACACCCATCGAGCACAGTATTTTCAGGACGAAGGAGATGGAGTGACCTTCTTAGAAAAAACCATTAAATATGCCAATCGCTATCAAGAAAATAAAAACTCGGCGCAAGTCAGTTTGTTTGGAGAATCGAGCGATGTTCAGATAGAAGAACCCGAAATTCCGCCTTGTGAAACATGGGGAACGATGGAAAAACTCGCCCGAGAAAAAGAAGTCGTAGGAATTTATATTTCTGGACATCCTTTGGATGATTTTAAACTCGAAATGCAAAATTTCTGTAATGGCGATATTTCTGTGTTTCGTGACATGCCAACTTTTATAAATAAAGAAATTTCTTTTGGAGGTGTGGTGACCGATGTGCAGCACCGTGTGAGCAAACAAGGAAAAGGCTGGGGCACGTTTGTCATAGAAGATTATATGAACACCCACGAATTTCGAATCTTTGGGGAAGAGTATTTGAAATTTAAACACTTTTTGATGCATAATAATTTTGTGTTTGTGCGCGCCTTAATTAAAGAAGGTTGGACCAATCGGGATACGGGGGCTAAGGGCGATCCGCGCTTGCAATTCAATAGTTTTCAGCTGCTTCATGACATCATGGAGTCCTATGCTAAAAAACTATCCATCCAATTAAATATAAAAGAAATCTCCGAAGAAAAAATTCAAAGCATTAAAGAACTTCTACAAATGCACTCGGGAAATCACAACCTGAAATTTGTAGTTTATGACGATGAGGAGGAGTTGAAATTAGAAATGAGCAGTCGCTTACAAAAAATTAAAATATCGCAAGAATTGTTGGAAGAATTGAAAGCGCAAGAGGTGTTTTATAAATTAAATTAA
- the trxA gene encoding thioredoxin, which translates to MALEITDANFEETVLKSTKPVLVDFWAAWCGPCRMVGPIIEEISTEYGDKAVVGKVDVDANQEFAAKYGVRNIPTVLVFQNGEVVGRQVGVSPKNVYTEAIDALL; encoded by the coding sequence ATGGCATTAGAAATCACAGACGCGAATTTTGAAGAAACAGTTTTAAAAAGTACAAAACCTGTCTTGGTTGATTTTTGGGCAGCATGGTGCGGTCCTTGTCGAATGGTAGGGCCTATCATCGAAGAAATCAGTACAGAATATGGCGACAAAGCTGTTGTAGGAAAAGTAGATGTCGATGCAAACCAAGAATTTGCAGCTAAATATGGCGTGCGAAATATTCCAACGGTGTTGGTATTTCAAAACGGTGAAGTTGTAGGGCGTCAAGTAGGGGTTTCTCCAAAAAACGTTTATACTGAAGCGATTGATGCCTTGTTGTAA
- a CDS encoding DUF58 domain-containing protein, translating to MDIQKELQEASGFLNFDLLAKSIVEGFISGMHKSPFHGFSAEFAEHKIYNNGESTRHIDWKLFAKTDKLYTKRYDEETNLRCHLIVDNSSSMHYPKCNQPSINQLNKVSFSALAAAAMMQLLKKQRDAVGLSVYSDAIDYYAPEKGSERHHQMLMDRLNTTVSSPQKEVGTKTYEVLHEIAEKLHRRSLIFLFTDMFQSDQEQEQLFEALRHLKYNKHELVLFHVYDKATEYNFKFDNAPKRFVDVETGGSVDLYPESVQANYEAAIASYFKDLRLKCGQYKINYVGVDIQEGFDKILTTYMVERQKFI from the coding sequence ATGGATATTCAAAAGGAATTACAAGAAGCCTCCGGGTTTTTAAACTTTGATTTATTAGCTAAATCCATTGTAGAGGGCTTTATTTCTGGCATGCATAAAAGTCCTTTTCATGGGTTTTCGGCGGAATTTGCCGAGCATAAAATTTACAACAATGGCGAAAGTACGCGCCATATCGATTGGAAGTTGTTTGCCAAAACCGACAAACTGTACACCAAACGCTATGACGAAGAAACCAACTTGCGTTGTCATTTGATTGTCGATAATAGCAGCTCTATGCATTATCCGAAATGCAATCAACCCTCCATCAACCAATTAAATAAAGTTAGTTTTTCAGCTTTGGCGGCTGCGGCGATGATGCAGCTTCTAAAAAAACAACGCGATGCGGTGGGTCTGAGCGTCTATTCAGATGCCATTGACTACTACGCCCCAGAAAAAGGGAGTGAACGCCACCATCAAATGCTTATGGACCGTTTAAACACCACGGTGAGTAGCCCTCAAAAGGAAGTAGGCACCAAAACATACGAGGTCTTGCATGAAATTGCTGAAAAGCTTCACCGCCGTTCCTTGATTTTTTTGTTTACAGATATGTTTCAGTCTGATCAGGAGCAGGAACAACTGTTTGAAGCGCTGCGTCATTTAAAATATAACAAGCACGAATTGGTGTTATTTCATGTTTATGACAAAGCCACGGAGTATAATTTTAAATTTGACAATGCACCCAAGCGCTTTGTGGATGTGGAAACTGGCGGGTCTGTGGATTTGTATCCAGAATCAGTTCAAGCCAATTACGAGGCTGCTATAGCGTCCTATTTCAAGGACTTACGTTTGAAGTGTGGGCAGTATAAAATCAATTATGTAGGGGTCGATATTCAAGAAGGATTCGACAAAATCCTGACCACGTATATGGTGGAGCGACAGAAATTTATTTAA
- a CDS encoding Fic family protein: MATPGEKLAKSLEKLKAIQDRGLIAIKASDLTRGHRERLVKNGFIREVIKGWYLVAPHDTQKGDTTFWYSSFWGFCSRYLEDRYGDDYCVSAEQSLLLHAGNNAVPTQLIIRSSKGNNSPTSLLFGTSLFVMKSPLPNIAEIEEKHGIRIVNLPSSIVHSTPSIFTRQAIEVRTALLMIKDASELLTILLDGGHSTIAGRLVGAYRNIGHEKIADTILKTMKSADYDVRETDPFGTSTPIKLDLRERSPYVNRIKLMWEAMRKDVIDVFPKATGMSKDANAYMKGIEEIYTTDAYHSLSIERYTVSIELIERVRSGAWDAKENEADRKQKDAMAARGYWQAFKAVKESVIQILTAENSGTVVDRDHGDWYRELFSPSVAVGLLKVSDLAGYRNGQVYISQSKHTPINKEGVRDVMPLLFELLENEKEASVRAVLGHFIFVYTHPYMDGNGRMGRFLMNTMLASGGYPWTVIPVEERDRYMNALEHASFGQDIKPFAEYLAYLVGAGLKGEPIAK; this comes from the coding sequence ATGGCAACTCCAGGAGAGAAATTAGCAAAATCATTAGAAAAACTAAAGGCGATACAAGATCGAGGTTTGATTGCGATAAAAGCATCTGATTTAACCAGAGGACATAGAGAGCGGTTGGTTAAAAATGGATTTATTCGAGAGGTCATTAAAGGGTGGTATCTTGTAGCTCCTCATGATACACAAAAAGGAGATACGACTTTCTGGTACTCTTCTTTTTGGGGGTTTTGTTCAAGATATTTAGAAGATCGTTATGGGGATGATTACTGTGTGTCAGCGGAACAATCTCTTTTGCTTCATGCCGGAAATAACGCTGTCCCAACACAACTAATCATACGCTCCTCAAAAGGAAATAATTCACCCACTTCTTTATTATTTGGCACCTCTTTATTTGTCATGAAATCGCCTTTACCAAATATTGCTGAAATAGAAGAAAAGCACGGTATTAGAATTGTGAACCTGCCATCATCTATAGTACATTCTACACCTTCAATATTTACCAGACAAGCGATAGAAGTGCGAACAGCATTACTAATGATTAAAGATGCTTCTGAACTATTAACTATTCTACTTGATGGGGGACATTCTACTATTGCAGGCAGATTGGTTGGTGCTTATAGAAATATAGGACATGAAAAGATTGCGGACACTATTTTAAAAACCATGAAATCGGCTGACTATGATGTTAGGGAAACGGATCCATTTGGAACATCTACACCAATTAAGCTTGATTTAAGGGAGCGTTCACCTTATGTGAATCGCATTAAATTGATGTGGGAAGCCATGAGAAAAGATGTCATAGACGTATTTCCAAAAGCTACGGGGATGTCGAAAGATGCGAATGCCTATATGAAGGGTATAGAGGAAATCTACACAACAGATGCTTACCATTCTTTATCTATAGAACGATATACCGTAAGCATTGAATTAATTGAACGCGTGAGAAGCGGTGCGTGGGATGCAAAAGAGAATGAAGCAGATCGTAAACAAAAAGATGCCATGGCTGCACGGGGTTATTGGCAGGCATTTAAGGCTGTAAAAGAAAGTGTAATTCAAATTTTAACAGCTGAAAATTCAGGAACAGTAGTTGATAGAGATCATGGAGATTGGTATCGAGAATTGTTTTCTCCTAGCGTCGCAGTTGGTTTACTGAAAGTTTCAGATTTAGCTGGATACAGAAATGGACAGGTTTATATAAGCCAATCCAAACACACACCCATAAACAAAGAAGGTGTCCGTGATGTCATGCCGTTGCTCTTTGAATTATTGGAAAATGAAAAAGAGGCGAGCGTAAGAGCCGTATTAGGGCATTTTATTTTTGTATATACACATCCATATATGGATGGTAACGGACGTATGGGGAGGTTTTTAATGAATACTATGCTTGCTTCTGGAGGCTACCCTTGGACTGTAATCCCAGTTGAAGAACGGGATAGATATATGAATGCTCTAGAGCATGCTAGTTTTGGTCAAGATATAAAACCATTTGCTGAATACTTGGCCTATTTGGTGGGTGCTGGATTAAAGGGTGAGCCAATAGCTAAGTAG
- a CDS encoding Fic family protein yields the protein MSDNKKLVKLPPKREKVETIEILRQLSKSSNSLGELKGIAKTIPNQEMLINAVVLQEAKDSSEIENIITTQDELYKALATNTKQPTQIKEVINYRSAIFSGFELMKKQGFLKLKDIETIQKTIIENNAGIRSMAGTVLKNDKTGKIVYTPPQEKDEILDLLGNFLEHFNVKQNDLNPLINLAILHYQFESIHPFYDGNGRTGRILNILYLIINDLLDIPIVYLSSYINENKADYYRLLNTVNNTNEWSEYIIYMLKAVEVTSNRTIEKINSIKILLDETILFAQEKEPKIYRKELIELLFEQPYSKIEFVVERLNVERKAASRYLKKMEEIGILASQKIGRENVYVNTKLIEILKKH from the coding sequence ATGTCCGATAACAAGAAACTTGTAAAACTTCCTCCAAAAAGAGAGAAAGTAGAAACAATTGAAATTCTTCGTCAATTGAGTAAATCTTCAAATTCATTAGGAGAATTAAAAGGAATTGCTAAAACTATTCCTAATCAGGAAATGTTAATTAATGCAGTTGTTTTACAGGAAGCTAAAGATAGTTCAGAAATAGAAAATATTATTACAACTCAAGATGAACTATACAAAGCTCTAGCAACAAACACAAAACAACCAACTCAAATTAAAGAGGTTATAAATTATAGGAGTGCCATTTTTTCAGGTTTCGAGTTAATGAAAAAACAAGGGTTTTTAAAGTTAAAGGATATTGAAACAATTCAAAAAACCATTATCGAAAATAATGCAGGAATTCGCTCAATGGCTGGAACTGTATTAAAAAATGATAAAACTGGAAAAATTGTCTATACTCCACCACAAGAAAAAGACGAAATTTTAGATTTATTAGGTAATTTCTTAGAACATTTTAATGTTAAACAGAATGATTTAAACCCATTAATTAATTTAGCAATTTTACATTATCAGTTTGAAAGTATTCACCCTTTTTATGATGGAAATGGAAGGACAGGAAGAATTCTAAACATTCTATACTTAATTATAAACGATCTTTTAGACATTCCTATTGTATATTTAAGTTCATATATCAACGAAAATAAAGCAGATTATTACCGTTTGCTAAATACAGTTAATAACACAAACGAATGGTCTGAATATATAATTTATATGCTGAAAGCTGTTGAAGTAACATCAAACAGAACTATTGAGAAAATAAATTCTATAAAAATACTATTAGATGAAACTATACTATTTGCACAAGAAAAAGAACCGAAAATTTATAGAAAAGAATTAATTGAATTACTATTTGAACAACCGTATTCTAAAATAGAGTTTGTAGTAGAAAGATTAAACGTTGAGAGAAAAGCTGCTTCAAGATATTTAAAAAAAATGGAAGAAATTGGAATATTAGCTTCTCAAAAAATTGGAAGAGAAAACGTCTACGTAAACACAAAATTGATAGAAATATTGAAAAAGCACTAA
- a CDS encoding M1 family metallopeptidase yields the protein MNKYFSILLCGLFLLSSSLIAQEKEPSNYNYNDAFGHDFYSKNGTATRSASGKPGHAYWQNSADYSIDVNLNETTKEISGSETITYTNNSPDALDFLWMQLDQNLFKLDSRGKAIVPLRGSRNGDKGQDFDGGYGINTIKLIYNKGRRSTEVNTTYTIVDTRMKVNLPTALEANGGTVGIKIDFSFTSPDYGSDRMGVLETKNGRIFTLAQWYPRMSVYDDVSGWNTLPYLGAGEFYLEYGTFDVNITAPATHLVVCSGALLNPSEVYTAEQQNRLKTAEASDATVMIRSESEVTQPSSRPSNTATLTWKFRIENARDVAWASSASFILDAARINLPSGKKTIAMSAYPVESVGEDAWTRSTEYTKASIEHYSEKWLEYPYPAAINVAGNEGGMEYPGIVFCNFESKTERLWGVTDHEFGHIWFPMIVGSNERLHAWMDEGFNTFINSLSTAAFNNGEYEEPKSNMHRMSSVFVNDRLEPIYTSPDNLKERNLGILAYYKPGTGLVLLREQILGPERFDEAFTAYIDRWAYKHPTPDDFFRTMENVSGEDLRWFWRSWFINSWKLDQAVTEVKYVKNDPTQGAIITIENLEKMPMPVVIEIKTKSGTVTRKTLPVEIWKRNVSWSFKVDTTEELSRVVIDPDFALPDSNTKNNKWKSTDGTASVEILTDYLGDYTAPGFPMKVTAVEANGILELHLEGEEPLPLESEGNGEFSVGEAGIKVQFNAEKTGFKLDLGGQVFEFTKS from the coding sequence ATGAACAAGTATTTTTCTATTCTACTTTGTGGTTTATTTCTCTTGTCGTCATCCCTGATAGCACAAGAAAAAGAACCTTCTAACTACAACTATAACGATGCTTTTGGGCATGATTTTTATAGTAAAAATGGGACTGCAACGCGTTCAGCGAGCGGAAAACCAGGACATGCCTATTGGCAAAACAGCGCCGATTACAGTATCGACGTGAACTTAAACGAAACTACGAAAGAAATTTCGGGGTCGGAAACCATTACTTACACAAACAACAGTCCAGATGCATTGGATTTTTTGTGGATGCAATTGGATCAAAATTTATTTAAACTCGATTCTCGTGGAAAGGCGATTGTTCCCTTACGTGGAAGCCGAAATGGCGACAAGGGTCAAGATTTTGATGGGGGTTACGGCATCAACACCATCAAACTTATTTACAATAAAGGACGGCGTTCTACAGAAGTGAATACTACTTACACAATTGTAGATACACGTATGAAAGTCAATCTTCCTACTGCCTTAGAAGCGAATGGCGGAACCGTTGGAATCAAAATCGATTTCTCATTTACGTCTCCTGATTATGGATCGGATCGAATGGGTGTTTTAGAAACCAAAAATGGCCGTATTTTCACTTTGGCACAATGGTATCCTAGAATGAGTGTTTATGACGATGTGAGTGGATGGAACACACTTCCGTACTTAGGTGCAGGTGAGTTCTATTTGGAATACGGAACTTTTGATGTCAACATTACAGCACCCGCAACTCACTTGGTAGTATGTTCAGGAGCGCTTTTAAATCCTTCTGAAGTCTATACTGCTGAACAGCAAAATAGATTAAAAACAGCAGAAGCAAGCGATGCGACTGTGATGATTCGATCGGAATCGGAAGTGACGCAACCAAGCTCACGACCATCCAATACAGCGACCCTCACATGGAAGTTTAGAATTGAAAATGCGAGAGATGTCGCTTGGGCGTCTTCTGCTTCTTTTATTTTAGATGCTGCACGTATCAACTTACCGAGCGGAAAGAAAACCATCGCCATGTCTGCATACCCTGTAGAAAGTGTAGGAGAAGATGCTTGGACACGTTCTACAGAATACACGAAAGCTTCTATTGAGCATTACTCTGAGAAATGGCTTGAATATCCTTACCCTGCAGCGATTAACGTTGCTGGAAACGAAGGCGGTATGGAATACCCAGGAATTGTATTTTGTAATTTTGAATCAAAAACAGAGCGTTTATGGGGTGTGACGGATCATGAATTTGGACACATTTGGTTTCCAATGATTGTCGGATCTAACGAACGTTTACACGCTTGGATGGATGAAGGGTTCAATACCTTTATTAATTCTCTAAGTACCGCAGCATTTAATAACGGAGAATATGAAGAGCCTAAATCAAATATGCACCGTATGTCTAGTGTGTTTGTGAATGACAGACTCGAACCGATTTACACATCTCCAGATAACTTAAAAGAACGAAACTTAGGTATTTTGGCCTACTACAAGCCAGGTACAGGACTGGTACTATTGCGTGAGCAAATCCTAGGCCCTGAACGTTTTGATGAAGCCTTTACGGCCTATATCGATCGTTGGGCTTACAAACACCCGACGCCAGATGATTTCTTTAGAACCATGGAAAATGTATCAGGAGAAGACTTAAGGTGGTTTTGGAGGTCTTGGTTCATTAACAGCTGGAAATTAGATCAAGCGGTGACTGAGGTTAAATATGTTAAAAATGACCCAACGCAAGGTGCGATCATTACGATTGAAAATTTAGAGAAAATGCCGATGCCGGTGGTTATTGAAATCAAAACTAAAAGCGGAACAGTGACCCGAAAAACACTGCCTGTTGAGATTTGGAAACGCAATGTGTCTTGGTCCTTTAAAGTAGATACAACAGAAGAGTTGTCAAGAGTGGTGATTGATCCCGACTTTGCATTGCCAGATTCAAATACAAAAAATAACAAATGGAAATCCACAGATGGCACTGCTAGTGTAGAGATTTTAACGGACTATTTAGGGGATTATACGGCTCCAGGTTTCCCGATGAAAGTAACTGCTGTTGAAGCAAATGGAATCCTTGAATTACACCTTGAAGGCGAAGAACCTTTACCTTTAGAAAGTGAAGGTAATGGTGAATTTTCTGTGGGTGAAGCTGGAATTAAAGTTCAATTTAATGCTGAGAAAACTGGGTTTAAATTGGATCTCGGTGGTCAAGTTTTTGAGTTTACAAAGAGCTAA
- a CDS encoding DUF456 domain-containing protein — MDIFLIIVAASLMVLGIVGSFLPVLPGPFTSWIGLLVLYLMPEIEVSVVTLIITLIVAVLIWILDYIIPAIGTKKFGGTRAGMIGTTLGLIIGLLAPIPGGIIIGPFVGAFVGELINKADSRTALKAAFGSLLGFLTSAFIKFVVAIIYLGVFISIIWEHRSVVF, encoded by the coding sequence ATGGATATTTTCTTAATTATAGTCGCTGCCTCCTTAATGGTTCTAGGAATCGTTGGAAGCTTTTTGCCTGTTTTACCAGGGCCTTTTACAAGTTGGATCGGGCTTTTGGTGTTGTACTTAATGCCCGAAATTGAGGTCAGTGTTGTAACGCTTATTATAACGCTGATTGTGGCTGTTTTAATCTGGATTTTAGATTACATCATTCCAGCCATCGGCACGAAGAAATTTGGCGGCACCAGAGCAGGAATGATTGGTACTACCCTTGGACTCATCATTGGCTTGCTGGCTCCAATTCCTGGCGGTATTATTATCGGACCTTTTGTAGGTGCTTTCGTTGGAGAATTGATAAACAAAGCCGATTCCAGAACCGCCTTGAAAGCTGCCTTTGGAAGTTTGTTAGGATTCTTAACCTCTGCGTTTATTAAATTCGTGGTGGCTATCATCTATTTAGGTGTTTTTATCTCTATAATTTGGGAGCATCGATCCGTCGTATTTTAA